The following proteins come from a genomic window of Plasmodium malariae genome assembly, contig: PmUG01_00_47, whole genome shotgun sequence:
- the PmUG01_00077300 gene encoding Plasmodium exported protein, unknown function — protein MDKNCKLLLFINICTFILLPWICNFNSVMGNFNKYIYENQNSDRTLGAKTYRLLAKNIKEKRSNIVWVNEEIPYNTTYKKSNKCNNKRVSKGKNKQIKKGSINNGESSEVSRRREPSLYTKRNPYNKEKMVNKIFYKNYVRRAANSDFKFLKRSLRIKNGGVCVLSLFYIIIGAIYTYLVCSYKNLNSSMWFIPVIVILIIFWFVILAEIFYLIRKYVQHEKLIRIKSDIYHTAYPFLR, from the exons atggacAAAAACTGTAagttactattatttattaatatttgtacTTTTATCCTTTTACCATGGATATGCAATTTTAACAGTGTTATG ggtaattttaataaatatatatatgagaacCAGAACAGTGATAGAACGTTAGGTGCAAAAACATATAGATTGCtagcaaaaaatattaaggaaAAGCGTTCAAATATTGTATGGGTAAACGAGGAGATACCATATAACACAACttacaaaaaaagtaataaatgcaataataaaagagtatccaaaggaaaaaataaacagaTAAAAAAAGGTTCAATAAATAATGGAGAAAGCTCAGAAGTATCTAGAAGAAGAGAACCTTCTCTATACACGAAAAGGAATccatataataaagaaaaaatggtcaacaaaatattttataaaaattatgttagaCGTGCTGCAAATTCGGactttaaatttttgaaaagaaGCCTACGAATAAAAAATGGTGGAGTTTGCGTTTTATCATTgttctatataataattggcgcaatttatacatatttagtATGTTCCTATAAAAACTTAAATAGCAGCATGTGGTTTATCCCAGtaattgtaatattaattatattctgGTTTGTAATTTTAGCAGAGATTTTTTATCTAATTAGAAAATATGTACAACATGAAAAGTTAATACGTATAAAAAGTGATATTTATCATACGGCATATCCTTTTTTACGTTAA
- the PmUG01_00077500 gene encoding Plasmodium exported protein, unknown function: MEKKFKLFFFIKIVVIIFLIWIYRFNSEVCNFCEYLDEKDVIDEKLYTRNNRLLAEYKKEKCSNIVWTKEDILNNGDYEKKHICRNGTISKGKNKLPKVCTSNSLGDYKQTEKSKSSEYNKVNTYNRKKMLDKIYYKNVIEYSKNADFCFIKKFIQRKNKAIFALYIFHLVVGVLHVLLFYYLMNSEKTVVYIMKMLIPLHILWFIILVRFFYNLRETEKYKKLLHLKCKMNYTE; this comes from the exons atggaaaagaaatttaagctatttttttttattaaaattgtggtaattatctttttaatatgGATATATCGTTTTAATAGCGAAGtg TGTAACTTTTGTGAATATTTGGATGAGAAGGACGTTAttgatgaaaaattatatacaagaAATAATCGCTTATTAGCAGagtataaaaaggaaaagtgTTCAAATATCGTATGGACAAAAGAAGATATTCTAAATAATGGAGATTACGAAAAGAAACATATATGCAGGAATGGAACAATAtccaaaggaaaaaataaattgccAAAAGTGTGTACATCAAATAGTTTAGGAGACTATAAACAAACAGAGAAAAGTAAATCTTCTGAATATAATAAGGTTAATACCTATAATAGGAAGAAAATGTtagacaaaatatattataaaaatgtaattgaatatagtaaaaatgctgatttttgttttataaaaaaatttatacaaagaaaaaataaagcaatttTTGCTTTATATATCTTCCATTTAGTAGTTGGAGTATTACAtgttctattattttattatcttatGAATAGCGAAAAAACTGTAGTATACATTATGAAAATGCTTATaccattacatatattatggtttataattttagtaaGGTTTTTTTACAACTTAAgagaaacagaaaaatataaaaaattattacatttaaaatgtaaaatgaattataccGAATAA
- the PmUG01_00077700 gene encoding fam-l protein: MKMYMMKYKINLIFFIKIFAFVLPLGTCHTYNDSKLNKYLKGSYIFGGELNTRIHPVLTKYKNNKESSVVGTKVELPYIGLNNKEDICNYEKGVNGKVSESNKSTLNNEKSHKRHGKNKSWIFVTKKYSLVEKKVFKELDYIDFLKNNRNISYKVYKKIMRRKFGFRLALPLILFLLLSLSLMLDFSCNCGLTRGLYKLLRLLLSSSQLCDFHNYLKDNVGSFFIYTVSKDNGESVDLHITPFFDFLIYCVLFFTLGITIISRIIYYHKKVKKYEKIKFRKT, translated from the exons atgaaaatgtatatgatgaagtataaaattaacttaatcttttttattaaaatttttgccTTTGTCCTACCATTGGGGACGTGTCATACTTACAATGAT AGTAagcttaataaatatttgaagGGGAGTTATATATTTGGTGGAGAATTAAATACGAGAATTCATCCAGTactaacaaaatataagaataataaggAGTCAAGTGTTGTAGGTACTAAAGTAGAGTTACCATATATTGGATTGAACAATAAAGaagatatatgtaattatgaaaaagggGTAAATGGAAAAGTGAGTGAATCAAATAAAAGCACATTAAATAATGAGAAAAGTCATAAACGCCAtgggaaaaataaatcttggATAtttgtaacaaaaaaatattcccttgtagaaaaaaaagtatttaaagaacttgattatatagattttcttaaaaataacagGAATATTAGTTATAAggtttacaaaaaaataatgcgtAGAAAATTCGGGTTTCGACTTGCTTTacctttaatattatttttgttgttgtCCTTATCTCTTATGTTAGATTTTTCTTGTAATTGTGGTCTTACAAGAGGgttgtataaattattacgTTTGTTATTAAGTTCGTCACAACTTTGTGATTTTCACAATTATTTAAAGGATAATGTAggttcttttttcatttatacagTATCTAAGGATAATGGGGAAAGTGTAGATTTACATATAACACcattttttgattttctaatatattgtGTACTCTTCTTTACACTGggtattactattatatcaagaattatttattaccataaaaaagttaaaaaatatgaaaaaattaaatttaggaaaacataa